A window of the Brassica napus cultivar Da-Ae chromosome C5, Da-Ae, whole genome shotgun sequence genome harbors these coding sequences:
- the LOC106367610 gene encoding uncharacterized protein LOC106367610 produces MGDQGAQQMQQPVVVYPNAYTTQNSYPSSSSSPASSSYGSRGSFATVFIVVAVILVLSAVACIFGRLCNRISRGAKQYHSKQPKREKGSSTKSHEIRPVEFEPRERGDLEFGADMKHHRETEKPYGREFEPRERGDLEFGVDMKHHREIEKPYGRDYEDDMEFGFDNKRGERGGGGPPQHGVRFKLPENEDGLHGKGEIRHGGPDFEFRPGH; encoded by the coding sequence ATGGGAGACCAAGGAGCACAACAAATGCAACAGCCTGTTGTTGTGTATCCAAACGCATACACTACACAAAATTCATatccatcttcttcctcttcaccaGCTTCTTCTTCCTATGGCTCACGCGGTTCCTTTGCGACGGTCTTCATAGTCGTAGCCGTGATACTTGTCTTGTCGGCTGTGGCTTGTATCTTCGGGAGGCTATGCAACCGCATAAGCCGCGGGGCCAAGCAATATCATAGCAAACAGCCAAAGCGCGAGAAAGGGTCATCTACGAAGAGCCATGAGATTCGGCCTGTGGAGTTTGAGCCGAGGGAGAGAGGTGATTTGGAGTTTGGGGCGGATATGAAACATCATAGGGAAACTGAGAAACCTTATGGAAGAGAGTTTGAGCCGAGGGAGAGAGGTGATTTGGAGTTTGGTGTGGATATGAAACATCATAGGGAAATTGAGAAACCCTATGGAAGAGATTACGAAGATGACATGGAATTCGGATTTGATAACAAGAGAGGAGAAAGGGGCGGAGGAGGTCCACCTCAACATGGAGTGAGGTTCAAGTTACCTGAAAACGAGGACGGTCTTCATGGTAAAGGTGAAATCAGACATGGAGGTCCAGATTTCGAGTTCCGACCAGGACACTAA
- the LOC106397109 gene encoding proline-rich receptor-like protein kinase PERK12 — MSDSDGSPSSSPPADSAPPPDSSSENSAPPPSDSTSTPSPPADLSEPPPSDSEPSPPPPDSILPLPWILTPLTDTPPPDSNSPPEDSNNPQPPPTSTKPPSPPTDSETPPAPPYESDNPPPSSDVHHSPPSPSYSSTNPETPPSQSPSTTPLEPTNSPPAPPSDPTNPLLIQPSVPANSPPGASSFLAPPKPNGGSGGGAVVSPSLTVPSKVTPPTNGSNGISSQGKIMVGVAVAGGFAIMALIAVCFLVRRKKKRNIDSYDHPQYLPHPNFSVKSDGFSYGQDPSKVYSGPGGGSMYNSQQQHSSMGNSYGSQPGHQMQSNSMPDSAILGTNQTHFSYQELAEITQGFARHNILGEGGFGCVYKGTLHDGKVVAVKQLKAGSGQGDREFTAEVEIISRVHHRHLVSLVGYCISDQHRLLIYEYVANQTLEHHLHGKGRPVLEWSKRVRIAIGSAKGLAYLHEDCHPKIIHRDIKSANILLDDEYEAQVADFGLARLNDTTQTHVSTRVMGTFGYLAPEYASSGKLTDRSDVFSFGVVLLELVTGRKPVDQNQPLGEESLVEWARPLLLRAIETGDYSELIDGRLEKHYVEHEVVRMIETAAACVRHSGPKRPRMAQVVRALDCDEDSGDISNGIKVGQSTTYDSGQYNQEIMKFRKMAFGIDDSTESGMNSGGYSGKSSSDFSGNESETRPFNNRQF; from the exons atGTCAGACTCAGACGGTTCGCCAAGTTCTTCACCACCAGCCGATTCAGCTCCCCCGCCGGATTCTTCATCCGAGAATTCTGCTCCTCCACCGTCTGATTCCACATCTACTCCTTCTCCACCGGCTGACTTATCAGAGCCACCACCCTCTGACTCAGAACCGTCGCCTCCACCTCCCGATTCAATACTTCCTCTACCTTGGATCCTAACTCCATTAacagacactcctcctccagaTTCCAATTCTCCACCGGAAGACTCAAACAATCCTCAGCCGCCGCCAACTTCAACCAAACCCCCTTCTCCTCCGACAGATTCAGAAACACCACCGGCTCCTCCATACGAATCCGATAACCCACCTCCATCTTCAGACGTTCATCATTCTCCTCCTTCACCATCATATTCTTCAACGAACCCGGAAACACCACCGTCACAATCTCCTTCTACCACACCATTAGAACCTACCAATTCACCTCCGGCTCCACCGTCAGACCCAACCAATCCTCTCCTAATCCAACCATCAGTGCCAGCAAATTCCCCACCGGGGGCGAGCTCATTTCTTGCACCACCAAAACCTAACGGTGGTTCGGGTGGAGGAGCCGTTGTGTCTCCATCTCTCACAGTCCCTAGCAAAGTAACGCCTCCAACAAACGGAAGCAATGGTATTAGCTCTCAAGGGAAGATTATGGTCGGTGTGGCTGTAGCCGGTGGTTTCGCCATCATGGCCCTTATAGCCGTTTGTTTCTTAgtgagaagaaagaaaaagagaaacattGATAGCTATGATCACCCTCAGTACTTGCCACACCCTAACTTCTCTGTCAAATCAG ATGGATTCTCATACGGACAAGACCCTAGTAAAGTATACTCTGGTCCTGGTGGTGGTTCAATGTACAATTCACAGCAGCAACATTCCTCTATGGGAAACAGCTACGGAAGCCAACCCGGTCACCAGATGCAATCCAATAGCATGCCTGACTCTGCCATCCTCGGAACTAACCAGACTCATTTCAGCTACCAAGAGCTTGCGGAGATCACTCAAGGCTTTGCTCGACACAACATTCTTGGAGAAGGTGGGTTCGGATGCGTATACAAAGGTACCTTACATGATGGTAAAGTTGTCGCTGTGAAGCAGCTTAAAGCAGGGAGCGGACAAGGTGATCGTGAGTTCACGGCAGAGGTTGAGATCATCAGCCGTGTTCACCATCGGCATTTGGTATCTTTGGTGGGTTATTGTATTTCGGACCAGCATAGATTGCTTATTTATGAGTATGTTGCGAATCAAACGTTGGAGCATCATTTGCATG GAAAGGGAAGGCCGGTTTTAGAATGGTCGAAAAGAGTCCGGATCGCTATAGGTTCAGCTAAAGGGTTGGCGTATCTGCATGAAGACT GTCATCCAAAGATCATTCACAGGGACATCAAGTCAGCAAACATTCTGCTGGATGATGAATATGAAGCTCAG GTTGCTGATTTTGGACTTGCTAGACTCAATGATACAACACAAACTCACGTATCAACTCGGGTCATGGGGACCTTCGG GTACCTAGCACCAGAATATGCATCAAGTGGGAAACTGACTGATAGATCCGATGTTTTCTCGTTCGGGGTTGTTCTCTTAGAGCTTGTAACGGGAAGAAAACCAGTTGACCAGAATCAACCTCTAGGAGAAGAGAGTTTGGTCGAATGG GCACGGCCGCTGCTTCTCAGAGCCATTGAGACCGGAGATTACAGCGAACTCATTGATGGACGGCTCGAAAAACATTATGTGGAGCATGAAGTCGTGAGAATGATCGAGACTGCAGCTGCATGCGTTAGACATTCTGGTCCAAAACGTCCACGCATGGCTCAG GTTGTGAGAGCATTGGACTGCGACGAAGACTCTGGAGATATTAGCAACGGGATCAAAGTTGGGCAAAGCACAACTTATGACTCAGGGCAATACAACCAAGAGATCATGAAGTTCAGGAAAATGGCGTTTGGTATTGATGATAGCACAGAGTCAGGGATGAACAGTGGAGGTTACTCTGGGAAAAGCTCCTCTGATTTCTCAGGGAATGAATCAGAGACTCGACCTTTCAATAACCGACAATTCTGA